A stretch of the Zeugodacus cucurbitae isolate PBARC_wt_2022May chromosome 6, idZeuCucr1.2, whole genome shotgun sequence genome encodes the following:
- the LOC105214853 gene encoding uncharacterized protein LOC105214853 — translation MFACRNLVALVAATFTFAVLTTCAAIELRTPDLEAFANYEDMRRYIASRNQRSMRYIDNPTEDTYITAFNDHHERSRRATKTQQQARKLPTEPQLVKFELSDALEPSAEVKELIRQHRSREEKLTTAISPTNTDEKHTTTTIKDSVKTKTNVTTAAPKRSSRGTTARATNNKRHKRAASNIPLNRQQFNFQVKLIPFDISEAREPDEQTKALIRRMRNLELQKLSDAAAVSTVAPTVIRVHRNAPATGIVTAPLPTFNPGKYYRQKTGKVFMKRKGKRVKRSAPQMIRFELEDAREPNTATLEQLRLVRQSRMEVNDQRNADEASFAVINKRETRMDTKKVQPVELPVKEDVDEGDDDLSSGESKRTFVYKEAPAVKAKKSISSLPVEVQKIITHLMKDHGAGGGSAAAGGKAYVKYIPAHMVDYRQLKSLYGAKLALPPTYSIGSGGSKLSPASYIKYLPPHQKGEQLQVQIHPVPVVEKIRYIYTPVAAAPAGHGYDANSHAALAAEEQAAAHAAAKHAVQAAYAGQNVHAVAEAQLAQAAHAAHAAQGQHNVGVAHVAENYGGKAVALEGGGGEGGGHEGAAVAHPIVVQEGAGAGHQVQQQAAPVAVHHAYVADVSHALQEEVPSAVAIKAIHFRPSKPDPLLNENKLAEAAGGEVGAYGGGGGHGGYNAGVHGGHGGGEQQVVAVYAGAHAGGGHAGGEQASVGHAAAAEQYNYDVGQAAAQLQKVAEVPLVKIEYHGPADDVKQNFKELPEFKQLSTLVGKSTEDQIHGLTYLLAKEMQNKLKLQRKNIYIAAGPGAHTNTAPIVFPLEHQQAAELKQQQVQAHVGGIHGRLIGMAKSKEYIPIVENGPAAEQKVAASGAGGEGGGHDEVQQIAIPAPKQYIAIRVEPKAPLPNSFVEYGLSPNYQGMKGLEVGAAGGVGGEKTKLLVEQVIHHPKLQYGAAGAEHAKALVAEAELHGNGASSEQSLSYGDGLQYAAKYAFGYRIRDFNTGNDFGHKQNRDLDGVTRGQYHILLPDGRIQNVIYHADDTGFHADVSFETGH, via the exons CTGACAACCTGTGCCGCAATTGAACTCAGAACACCAGATTTGGAAGCGTTCGCAAACTATGAG GACATGCGCCGTTACATTGCGTCGCGCAATCAACGTTCCATGCGCTACATCGATAATCCCACGGAAGACACCTACATCACAGCCTTCAATGACCATCACGAACGTTCACGACGTGCCACGAAGACTCAACAGCAAGCACGAAAACTGCCGACTGAGCCACAGTTGGTAAAATTTGAACTTAGCGATGCGCTCGAACCCAGTGCCGAAGTGAAAGAACTGATACGACAGCATCGCAGTCGTGAGGAGAAGCTCACAACTGCAATCAGTCCAACCAATACGGATGAGAAACATACAACAACTACCATCAAAGACTCAGTAAAGACCAAAACTAATGTTACAACCGCGGCACCAAAGCGTTCTTCACGTGGTACAACTGCAAGGGCTACCAACAACAAGCGCCACAAGCGAGCTGCTTCAAATATTCCACTAAATCGCCAGCAATTTAATTTCCAGGTTAAACTTATACCTTTCGATATTTCCGAAGCGCGTGAACCAGACGAGCAAACGAAGGCGCTGATAAGACGCATGAGGAATCTTGAGCTACAAAAGTTAAGTGACGCTGCCGCTGTCAGTACCGTAGCCCCAACTGTAATACGTGTGCATCGCAATGCACCTGCAACCGGTATCGTGACCGCGCCGCTGCCAACCTTCAATCCAGGTAAATACTACCGACAAAAAACCGGCAAGGTCTTCATGAAGCGTAAGGGTAAGCGCGTAAAGCGTTCAGCGCCACAGATGATACGCTTCGAGCTCGAAGATGCACGCGAACCGAACACGGCTACATTGGAACAGTTACGTTTGGTACGACAAAGTCGCATGGAGGTGAACGACCAACGAAATGCAGACGAAGCCAGTTTTGCAGTTATTAACAAACGTGAGACACGTATGGATACAAAGAAGGTACAGCCGGTGGAGCTGCCTGTTAAAGAGGACGTTGATGAAGGTGACGACGATCTGAGCAGTGGCGAGAGCAAGCGCACGTTTGTTTACAAGGAAGCACCCGCCGTGAAGGCAAAAAAGTCTATTAGTTCGCTGCCAGTAGAGGTGCAAAAGATCATCACACATCTGATGAAGGATCATGGCGCTGGTGGTGGTAGTGCTGCAGCCGGTGGTAAAGCTTATGTGAAGTATATACCGGCACACATGGTCGATTATCGTCAATTGAAATCGCTTTATGGCGCAAAACTCGCCTTACCGCCGACCTATAGTATTGGTAGTGGTGGCAGCAAACTATCGCCCGCATCCTATATAAAATACTTACCGCCACATCAGAAGGGTGAACAGTTACAGGTACAAATCCATCCAGTACCGGTTGTTGAAAAGATCcgttacatatatacacctgTAGCCGCCGCACCCGCGGGTCACGGTTATGATGCTAACTCACATGCCGCCTTGGCTGCCGAGGAACAAGCTGCAGCACACGCTGCTGCCAAGCATGCGGTACAAGCTGCTTATGCCGGTCAAAATGTGCATGCAGTCGCCGAAGCGCAGCTTGCACAAGCGGCGCATGCCGCCCATGCGGCTCAAGGACAACACAACGTCGGAGTCGCACACGTCGCTGAGAACTATGGTGGTAAAGCTGTTGCCTTGGAAGGTGGTGGTGGTGAAGGAGGCGGCCATGAAGGCGCTGCCGTCGCACATCCAATTGTAGTACAGGAGGGTGCGGGCGCTGGACatcaagtacaacaacaagcagcaccGGTGGCAGTACACCACGCCTATGTCGCCGATGTCTCACATGCGTTGCAGGAAGAAGTACCATCAGCGGTCGCCATTAAAGCTATACACTTCCGACCTTCGAAACCGGATCCACTGCTCAACGAAAATAAGCTGGCAGAGGCCGCTGGCGGAGAGGTAGGTGCATATGGTGGCGGAGGGGGTCATGGTGGTTATAATGCTGGGGTTCATGGTGGTCATGGAGGGGGTGAGCAACAAGTTGTGGCGGTATATGCGGGTGCACATGCAGGTGGTGGTCACGCTGGTGGTGAACAAGCAAGCGTTGGTCATGCCGCTGCGGCGGAGCAGTATAATTATGACGTAGGTCAAGCCGCAGCACAGCTACAGAAAGTAGCTGAAGTACCGCTGGTAAAAATTGAATACCATGGTCcagcggatgatgtaaaacaaaatttcaaagagCTACCCGAATTCAAGCAGCTCTCCACATTGGTCGGCAAATCAACCGAAGATCAAATACACGGTCTCACCTATCTGTTGGCCAAAGAGATGCAGAACAAATTGAAGCTACAACGTAAAAATATCTACATTGCTGCTGGTCCTGGCGCACACACCAATACCGCTCCGATAGTTTTCCCGCTCGAGCATCAGCAGGCAGCCGAATTAAAGCAACAGCAAGTTCAAGCTCATGTTGGTGGCATTCATGGGCGACTGATCGGCATGGCCAAGTCCAAGGAATACATACCAATTGTGGAGAATGGACCTGCAGCCGAGCAAAAAGTAGCTGCCAGTGGTGCTGGTGGTGAAGGCGGTGGTCATGATGAAGTGCAACAAATAGCCATCCCTGCCCCAAAACAATATATAGCAATCAGAGTTGAACCGAAAGCGCCACTGCCAAACTCATTTGTTGAGTATGGACTCTCGCCAAACTATCAGGGTATGAAAGGTTTGGAAGTAGGTGCAGCAGGCGGCGTTGGTGGTGAGAAAACTAAATTGCTGGTAGAACAAGTTATACATCATCCGAAGCTGCAATATGGTGCCGCTGGAGCTGAACATGCGAAAGCACTTGTGGCGGAAGCTGAACTACATGGCAACGGTGCATCCAGTGAGCAGAGCTTAAGCTATGGCGATGGG